A region of Streptomyces halobius DNA encodes the following proteins:
- a CDS encoding DMT family transporter, whose protein sequence is MTVILLALGAACCLGLGFVFQQAAAQHAPKQDYLSLRLLLDLVRMPRWVAGIALMVAGMALGAVALAIGDITLVEPLLATNLLFAMALARRLTRQRLGRTGWGGLWLLAGGVTAFIVAGQPQGGSSDVGEPTQWLIMGMVLGTALLLAAVAKRERVHVSLEAALLGIAAGLLYGLQDALTRISGDRFSRGGWGTLLSGWQPYAIVLLGVLALVMVQSAFESAPLRMSLPALTAAQPLAGIACGVGFLGDRLVVTTGALAWEAAGVAAIVTGIVLIGSHPAMPPGAGRTENLRELQPH, encoded by the coding sequence GTGACGGTGATTCTGCTCGCCCTGGGCGCGGCCTGCTGTCTCGGACTCGGCTTCGTGTTCCAGCAGGCCGCGGCCCAGCACGCGCCCAAGCAGGACTACCTCTCCCTGCGCCTGCTGCTCGATCTGGTGCGGATGCCGCGCTGGGTGGCCGGGATCGCTCTGATGGTGGCGGGGATGGCGCTCGGCGCGGTGGCGCTGGCGATAGGTGACATCACTCTGGTGGAGCCGCTGCTGGCGACGAATCTGCTGTTCGCGATGGCGCTGGCGCGGCGGCTGACCCGGCAGCGGCTCGGCCGGACCGGCTGGGGCGGGCTGTGGCTGCTGGCGGGCGGGGTGACCGCGTTCATCGTGGCCGGGCAGCCGCAGGGCGGCAGCAGCGATGTCGGCGAGCCGACCCAGTGGCTGATCATGGGCATGGTGCTGGGCACCGCCCTGCTGCTGGCGGCCGTCGCCAAACGCGAACGGGTGCATGTCAGCCTGGAGGCCGCGCTCCTGGGTATCGCGGCCGGATTGCTGTACGGGCTGCAGGACGCGCTGACGCGGATCAGCGGTGACCGTTTTTCGCGGGGCGGCTGGGGCACGCTGCTCAGCGGCTGGCAGCCGTACGCGATCGTGCTGCTGGGTGTGCTGGCACTGGTGATGGTGCAGAGCGCGTTCGAGTCGGCGCCGCTGCGGATGTCGCTGCCCGCGCTGACCGCCGCCCAGCCGTTGGCCGGGATCGCCTGCGGGGTGGGCTTCCTCGGCGACCGGCTGGTGGTGACGACGGGGGCGCTGGCCTGGGAGGCGGCCGGGGTCGCGGCCATCGTCACGGGCATTGTGCTGATCGGCAGCCATCCGGCGATGCCGCCGGGCGCCGGCCGGACCGAGAACTTACGGGAGCTGCAGCCGCACTGA
- a CDS encoding DUF202 domain-containing protein, which produces MGDGHRPGARPRIPVPDRDPGLQPERTRLAWRRTTLTCSAVVALGERALLRSGAPGPVVVVLAALMGLVWAVFVAASDRRIRSMATGRPPELRRRLAWVLAGCTLVLAVLGAAVVPP; this is translated from the coding sequence ATGGGCGACGGTCACCGGCCGGGCGCGCGGCCGCGGATTCCGGTGCCGGACCGGGATCCCGGGCTGCAGCCGGAGCGGACCCGGCTGGCCTGGCGGCGTACCACGCTGACCTGTTCGGCCGTGGTGGCGCTGGGCGAGCGGGCGCTGCTGCGGAGCGGCGCGCCGGGCCCCGTGGTGGTGGTCCTGGCGGCGCTGATGGGGCTGGTGTGGGCGGTCTTCGTCGCGGCCTCGGACCGCCGGATCCGGTCGATGGCCACCGGCCGCCCGCCGGAGCTGCGGCGTCGGCTTGCCTGGGTGCTGGCCGGCTGCACCCTCGTACTGGCGGTTCTCGGGGCGGCGGTCGTGCCGCCGTGA
- a CDS encoding sensor histidine kinase translates to MTDLLVIVGLAALGAAVVGLCAAPAVRVLRRRSVALSLFAVAALAVAAMAAGTVAVAQAMFLSGHDLGVVMAVVGVSGVVSLAAALLFGRRIAAGSRELARSARTVGSEGGFAAPTEPPTAELAALSRALEETSGRLAEARERERALDASRRELIAGISHDLRTPLAGLRAMAEALEDGVAEDTERYHSRMRVEVERLAAMVDDLFELARIEAGALALTLSRVSVYDLVDDALAGARPLARARGVRLVDGGVAPLPVRVDAQQITRVLSNLLVNAIRATPANGTVAVSARDESGRVVLAVEDGCGGIPADDLARVFDTGWRGGAARTPRADGESGAGLGLAIVRGIVEAHEGRATVRNAGAGCRFEVELPAAGAPAG, encoded by the coding sequence ATGACGGATCTCCTGGTCATCGTGGGGCTGGCAGCGCTCGGGGCGGCGGTGGTGGGGCTGTGCGCCGCGCCCGCCGTACGTGTGCTGCGGCGGCGGTCGGTCGCGCTCTCCCTGTTCGCGGTGGCGGCGCTGGCGGTGGCCGCGATGGCGGCGGGAACGGTGGCGGTCGCGCAGGCGATGTTCCTGTCCGGGCACGACCTGGGTGTGGTGATGGCCGTGGTCGGGGTCTCCGGGGTGGTGTCGCTGGCCGCCGCGCTGCTGTTCGGGCGGCGGATCGCGGCGGGCAGCCGGGAGCTGGCGCGGTCCGCCCGTACGGTCGGCAGCGAGGGCGGGTTCGCGGCGCCCACCGAGCCGCCGACGGCCGAACTGGCCGCGCTGTCAAGGGCGTTGGAGGAGACCAGCGGACGGCTCGCGGAGGCCCGCGAACGGGAGCGGGCGCTGGACGCCTCGCGGCGTGAGCTGATCGCCGGGATCTCGCACGATCTGCGCACCCCGCTCGCCGGGCTGCGGGCGATGGCCGAGGCGCTGGAGGACGGTGTCGCCGAGGACACCGAGCGCTATCACTCCCGGATGCGGGTCGAGGTGGAGCGGTTGGCCGCGATGGTCGACGACCTCTTCGAACTCGCCCGTATCGAGGCGGGTGCGCTGGCGCTGACCCTGTCGCGGGTGTCGGTGTACGACCTGGTGGACGACGCCCTGGCGGGGGCCCGGCCGCTGGCGCGGGCGCGCGGGGTGCGGCTGGTGGACGGCGGAGTGGCGCCGCTGCCGGTCCGGGTCGATGCCCAGCAGATCACCCGCGTACTGAGCAATCTGCTGGTCAACGCGATCCGTGCGACACCGGCGAACGGCACCGTCGCGGTCAGCGCGCGGGATGAGTCGGGGCGGGTGGTGCTGGCGGTCGAGGACGGCTGTGGTGGCATTCCGGCGGACGATCTGGCGCGGGTCTTCGACACCGGCTGGCGCGGGGGTGCGGCCCGTACGCCGCGTGCGGACGGCGAGAGCGGCGCGGGGCTCGGGCTCGCCATCGTCCGCGGCATCGTGGAGGCCCACGAGGGCCGGGCCACGGTGCGCAACGCGGGGGCCGGCTGCCGGTTCGAGGTCGAACTGCCGGCGGCGGGGGCGCCGGCTGGGTGA
- a CDS encoding NUDIX domain-containing protein has protein sequence MADQQPLNADEILDVVDENDQVVGQAPRGETYARRLRTRCAFVLARDDRDRIFVHRRTAHKLVFPSHYDMFVGGVVGAGESYDEAALREAEEELGVTGLPRPERRLTFLYETPEHTWWSAVYEVRCTLPVAPQESEIDWYAFLTEEELTRRLDAWPWTPDGLAAYRRLTEWRAPGSAGAGPMGQGRERPQRHGTGPDQPIEFRP, from the coding sequence ATGGCCGATCAACAACCGCTCAACGCGGACGAGATCCTCGATGTCGTCGACGAGAACGATCAGGTCGTGGGGCAGGCCCCGCGCGGTGAGACCTACGCCCGCAGGCTGCGCACCCGGTGCGCCTTCGTCCTCGCCCGGGACGACCGGGACCGGATCTTCGTGCACCGCCGTACGGCGCACAAGCTCGTCTTCCCCTCGCACTACGACATGTTCGTGGGCGGCGTGGTCGGCGCGGGCGAGTCGTACGACGAGGCGGCGCTGCGGGAGGCGGAGGAGGAACTGGGCGTGACCGGGCTGCCGCGGCCGGAGCGACGCCTCACCTTTCTCTACGAGACGCCCGAGCACACCTGGTGGTCCGCGGTCTACGAGGTGCGCTGCACGCTGCCGGTCGCCCCGCAGGAGTCGGAGATCGACTGGTACGCCTTCCTGACCGAGGAGGAACTGACCCGGCGGCTCGACGCGTGGCCGTGGACGCCGGACGGGCTGGCCGCGTACCGGCGGCTGACCGAGTGGCGGGCTCCGGGGAGCGCTGGGGCCGGTCCGATGGGCCAGGGTCGGGAAAGGCCCCAGCGCCATGGGACGGGGCCGGACCAGCCGATAGAGTTCAGGCCATGA
- a CDS encoding cytochrome b/b6 domain-containing protein, protein MPRRPEAMPRRRERPAGGPRLVRFTPAERWVHRTTAALMAVCVLTAACLYLPFLAELVGRRALMVTVHEWSGILLPAPLLLGLASRALRADLTRLNRYGPHDRRWLRAALRRRGSRPAGKFNAGQKLYAAWLAGAVLVMLGTGLLMWFTHLAPLVWRTGATFVHDWLALAVVIAIAGHVGKAYGDSEARRGMRTGSVDAEWARRHHPLWKPEAEDGHGNGAQDGHGDAAEDGHGNGADDRHMDRAGDRGA, encoded by the coding sequence ATGCCCCGACGACCTGAAGCGATGCCGCGACGACGTGAGCGCCCGGCGGGCGGCCCCCGCCTGGTCCGGTTCACACCCGCCGAGCGCTGGGTGCACCGCACCACCGCCGCCCTGATGGCCGTCTGCGTGCTCACCGCGGCCTGCCTCTACCTCCCCTTCCTGGCCGAACTCGTCGGCCGCCGCGCCCTCATGGTCACCGTTCACGAGTGGTCCGGCATCCTGCTGCCCGCCCCGCTCCTCCTCGGCTTGGCCTCCCGCGCTCTGCGCGCCGACCTCACCCGTCTCAACCGCTACGGCCCCCACGACCGCCGATGGCTGCGCGCCGCACTGCGCCGCCGAGGCAGCCGCCCGGCCGGAAAGTTCAACGCGGGACAGAAGCTCTACGCCGCCTGGCTCGCCGGCGCGGTCCTCGTCATGCTCGGCACCGGCCTGCTGATGTGGTTCACGCACCTCGCCCCCTTGGTGTGGCGCACCGGCGCCACCTTCGTCCACGACTGGCTCGCCCTCGCCGTGGTCATCGCGATCGCCGGCCACGTCGGGAAGGCGTACGGCGACTCCGAGGCGCGGCGCGGGATGCGCACCGGTTCGGTGGATGCGGAGTGGGCCAGGCGTCACCATCCGCTGTGGAAGCCCGAGGCCGAGGACGGGCACGGGAACGGGGCCCAGGACGGGCACGGGGATGCGGCCGAGGACGGGCACGGGAATGGGGCCGACGACAGGCACATGGATCGGGCCGGGGACAGGGGCGCGTAA
- a CDS encoding APC family permease: MPTGSPRSTSSNLRTGSAAPYTARTGPGISTFKGQERALRADRIGTPGLLLSVLAASAPLMVVAGVMVTTYQVMGIVGQPLLFVILGAVMALFSVGYAEMSRHVHNAGAFYAYIARGLGGTIGAGASFVALAAYSALQVGIYGIFGFEIAGLLDRHLSLHVAWWLPALLGVLVTGLLGALKIDLNAKVLGVLLVIEVALIAVLDLAFAAAPGPQGLSLHAFDPTTLGGAGLGTALCFAVAAFVGFEQAPVYAEETSRPQTVVARVMYLAVGFVAVFFALSSWLIGVATGPDKVVASAGEQGPGLLFALTGPRLGTTFTDILHLFFVTGIFASMLSFHNVVARYAFAMGREGLLPKALGRTAKSSGAPALGSLLQTVIALLVVTGFTLGDDKPAGDPTAPVLQLFTWGGNVGALGVILLMATASLAVIAFFVRRGAGRAQAGRLTAAGLAALALLTVLGYAVTDFDVLVAARQGSVLRWLLPALIAIAAVTGLVHGRVLRATRPETHARIGLGNEAFQLEKLDQAAAPPPSDTEHATPAPHKES; encoded by the coding sequence ATGCCGACGGGCAGCCCGCGAAGTACCAGCAGCAACCTCCGCACCGGCAGTGCAGCGCCGTACACCGCCCGGACCGGCCCCGGCATCAGCACCTTCAAGGGCCAGGAACGCGCGCTGCGGGCCGACCGCATCGGCACACCGGGCCTGCTCCTGTCCGTCCTGGCCGCCAGCGCCCCGCTGATGGTCGTGGCCGGCGTCATGGTCACCACGTACCAGGTCATGGGAATCGTCGGACAGCCGCTGCTGTTCGTCATCCTGGGAGCGGTCATGGCGCTGTTCAGCGTCGGCTACGCCGAGATGAGCCGGCACGTCCACAACGCCGGCGCCTTCTACGCCTACATCGCCCGCGGCCTGGGCGGCACCATCGGCGCCGGCGCCTCCTTCGTCGCACTCGCCGCCTACAGCGCCCTCCAGGTCGGCATCTACGGCATCTTCGGCTTCGAGATCGCGGGCCTGCTCGACCGGCATCTGTCGCTGCACGTCGCCTGGTGGCTCCCGGCCCTGCTCGGCGTCCTGGTGACCGGGCTGCTCGGCGCCCTGAAGATCGACCTCAACGCCAAGGTGCTCGGCGTGCTGCTCGTCATCGAGGTCGCCCTGATCGCCGTCCTCGACCTGGCGTTCGCCGCCGCCCCCGGACCACAGGGCCTGTCGCTGCACGCCTTCGATCCCACCACCCTCGGCGGCGCCGGCCTCGGCACCGCCCTCTGCTTCGCGGTCGCCGCCTTCGTCGGCTTCGAACAGGCCCCCGTCTACGCCGAGGAGACCAGCCGCCCGCAGACCGTCGTGGCCCGCGTGATGTACCTCGCCGTCGGCTTCGTCGCCGTCTTCTTCGCCCTCAGCTCCTGGCTGATAGGCGTCGCCACCGGCCCGGACAAGGTCGTCGCCAGCGCCGGCGAACAGGGCCCGGGGCTGCTCTTCGCGCTCACCGGTCCACGCCTGGGCACCACCTTCACCGACATCCTGCACCTGTTCTTCGTCACCGGGATCTTCGCGTCCATGCTCAGCTTCCACAACGTCGTGGCACGCTACGCCTTCGCCATGGGCCGCGAGGGCCTGCTGCCCAAGGCCCTCGGCCGGACCGCGAAGTCCAGCGGCGCGCCCGCGCTCGGCTCGCTGCTGCAGACCGTCATCGCCCTGCTCGTCGTCACCGGCTTCACCCTCGGCGACGACAAGCCCGCCGGCGACCCCACCGCCCCCGTCCTGCAGCTGTTCACCTGGGGCGGCAACGTCGGCGCGCTCGGCGTGATCCTCCTGATGGCCACCGCCTCCCTCGCCGTCATCGCCTTCTTCGTCCGCCGCGGCGCCGGCCGCGCACAGGCCGGCCGGCTCACCGCCGCCGGACTCGCCGCCCTCGCCCTGCTCACCGTCCTCGGCTACGCCGTCACCGACTTCGACGTCCTGGTGGCGGCCCGGCAGGGCTCCGTCCTGCGCTGGCTGCTGCCCGCCCTGATCGCCATCGCCGCCGTGACCGGCCTCGTCCACGGCCGCGTACTGCGCGCCACCCGGCCGGAGACCCACGCGAGGATCGGACTCGGCAACGAGGCGTTCCAACTGGAGAAGCTGGACCAGGCCGCCGCCCCGCCGCCGTCGGACACGGAACACGCCACCCCCGCCCCGCACAAGGAGAGCTGA
- a CDS encoding YidH family protein — translation MILTDGLRSIRTTVRLWFSPSRVREEGTTPDYRFSLANERTFLAWLRTGLALIGGGFAVDQFLPDLHDVVRAAFTVALLVSGAVCALRAVSHWMRCERAMRRGEDLPATRFPSALALVIGVLAVVMVVVVLMGWSG, via the coding sequence ATGATCCTCACCGACGGACTGCGGTCGATCCGCACGACCGTGCGGCTGTGGTTCTCGCCCTCGCGGGTCCGCGAGGAGGGCACGACCCCCGACTACCGCTTCTCGCTCGCCAATGAGCGTACCTTTCTCGCCTGGCTGCGGACCGGTCTGGCGCTGATCGGCGGCGGCTTCGCGGTGGATCAGTTCCTGCCCGATCTGCATGACGTGGTGCGGGCGGCGTTCACCGTCGCACTGCTGGTGAGCGGGGCCGTGTGCGCGCTGCGGGCGGTCAGCCACTGGATGCGCTGTGAGCGCGCGATGCGGCGCGGCGAGGATCTGCCGGCCACGCGTTTCCCCTCGGCCCTGGCGCTGGTGATCGGTGTGCTGGCGGTGGTGATGGTCGTGGTGGTCCTCATGGGCTGGAGCGGCTAG
- a CDS encoding FAD-binding dehydrogenase translates to MAYDADVIVIGAGLAGLAATAELVDAGRTVILLDQEPEHSLGGQAHWSFGGLFLVDSPEQRRLRIRDSRELAWQDWLGTAGFDRPEDHWPRKWAEAYVDFAAGEKRSWLHRQGTRLFPVVGWAERGGYDATGHGNSVPRFHVTWGTGPGLVAPFERRVRAGAARGLVDLRFRHRVTGLSRSAGSVDTVSGEILEPSDAERGRASSREVTGAFELRAQAVIVTSGGIGGNHDLVRANWPERLGTAPQRMLSGVPAHVDGKMLGITEAAGGRAINRDRMWHYTEGIDNWNPIWPRHGIRILSGPSPLWLDARGKRLPVPLFPGFDTLGTLEHIVRSGHDHTWFVLTRKIIEKEFTLSGSEQNPDLTGKSVRQVLGRARAGAPGPVQAFMDHGADFIVERSLTGLVRRMNALTKEPLIDEAALHREIVARDREIANPFTKDLQVTAMRGARKYLGDRFIRTAAPHRLLDPKAGPLIAVRLNILTRKTLGGLETDLSSRVLTEGGEPLPGVYAAGEVAGFGGGGVHGYRSLEGTFLGGCLFSGRTAGRAAAEAVA, encoded by the coding sequence ATGGCGTACGACGCTGATGTGATCGTGATCGGTGCGGGGCTGGCGGGGCTGGCGGCCACCGCGGAGCTCGTGGACGCCGGGCGCACGGTGATCCTCCTGGACCAGGAGCCCGAACACTCCCTCGGCGGGCAGGCCCACTGGTCCTTCGGCGGCCTCTTCCTGGTGGACTCGCCCGAACAGCGCAGGCTGCGGATCCGCGACAGCCGGGAGCTGGCCTGGCAGGACTGGCTGGGCACGGCCGGTTTCGACCGCCCCGAGGACCACTGGCCGCGCAAGTGGGCCGAGGCGTACGTGGACTTCGCGGCGGGCGAGAAGCGCTCCTGGCTGCACCGGCAGGGCACACGGCTCTTCCCCGTCGTCGGCTGGGCGGAGCGGGGCGGCTATGACGCCACCGGGCACGGCAACTCCGTCCCCCGCTTCCACGTCACCTGGGGCACCGGACCGGGCCTCGTCGCCCCGTTCGAGCGCCGGGTGCGGGCCGGCGCCGCGCGCGGCCTGGTGGACCTGCGCTTCCGGCACCGTGTCACCGGCCTGTCCCGCAGCGCGGGCAGCGTGGACACCGTCAGCGGGGAGATCCTGGAGCCGTCCGACGCCGAGCGGGGCAGGGCCAGCAGCCGCGAGGTGACCGGCGCCTTCGAGCTCAGGGCGCAGGCGGTGATCGTCACCTCCGGCGGCATCGGCGGCAACCACGATCTGGTGCGTGCCAACTGGCCCGAGCGGCTGGGCACGGCACCGCAACGGATGCTGTCCGGGGTGCCGGCGCATGTGGACGGCAAGATGCTGGGCATCACCGAGGCCGCCGGCGGGCGGGCCATCAACCGCGACCGGATGTGGCACTACACGGAAGGCATCGACAACTGGAACCCCATCTGGCCGCGGCACGGCATCCGGATCCTCTCCGGGCCGTCCCCGCTGTGGCTGGACGCCCGGGGCAAGCGGCTGCCGGTGCCGCTGTTCCCCGGCTTCGACACCCTCGGCACCCTCGAACACATCGTGAGGTCCGGCCATGACCACACCTGGTTCGTGCTCACCCGGAAGATCATCGAGAAGGAGTTCACCCTCTCCGGCTCCGAGCAGAACCCCGACCTGACCGGCAAGAGCGTCCGCCAGGTCCTGGGCCGGGCCCGGGCCGGCGCACCCGGCCCCGTCCAGGCGTTCATGGATCACGGCGCGGACTTCATCGTCGAGCGCTCACTGACCGGCCTGGTACGCCGGATGAACGCACTCACCAAGGAGCCGCTGATCGACGAGGCTGCGCTGCACCGCGAGATCGTCGCCCGGGACCGGGAGATCGCCAACCCCTTCACCAAGGACCTTCAGGTGACGGCGATGCGCGGCGCCCGTAAATACCTCGGCGACCGGTTCATCCGCACCGCCGCACCACACCGGCTGCTGGACCCCAAGGCCGGCCCGCTGATCGCCGTACGGCTGAACATCCTGACCCGCAAGACGCTCGGTGGCCTGGAGACCGACCTCTCGTCGCGGGTCCTCACCGAGGGCGGCGAGCCCTTGCCGGGCGTCTACGCGGCGGGTGAGGTGGCCGGCTTCGGCGGCGGCGGAGTCCACGGCTACCGTTCGCTGGAGGGAACATTCCTCGGTGGCTGCCTCTTCTCGGGGCGGACGGCGGGGCGGGCGGCGGCCGAGGCGGTGGCGTGA
- a CDS encoding molybdopterin-dependent oxidoreductase, which produces MTTDANPARAADDDRGGGDGNGTPVGRRVVLGMLAAGAAGVAAAPALQRAWDSTLGAAAQNDPTGLTGLLPVGGGFRYYSVTSSVPHKDERTYRLTIDGLVRHHTTYRLADLRALPQTRLVRDVQCVTGWRVPGTPFEGVRLATLLDAAGIRPEAKAVRFTCFDGAYSESLTLEQARRDDVLVALRMQDKPLKHAHGGPVRLYVAPMYFYKSAKWLSGITLTERVEPGYWEERGYDVDAWVGRSNGRDDAPTT; this is translated from the coding sequence GTGACCACAGACGCGAACCCGGCCCGAGCGGCGGACGACGATCGCGGCGGCGGGGACGGGAACGGCACCCCCGTCGGCCGCCGCGTCGTCCTCGGCATGCTGGCCGCGGGCGCCGCCGGCGTCGCCGCGGCCCCCGCCCTCCAACGCGCCTGGGACAGCACCCTCGGCGCTGCCGCCCAGAACGACCCCACCGGCCTGACCGGCCTGCTCCCCGTCGGCGGCGGCTTCCGCTACTACTCCGTGACGAGCTCCGTCCCGCACAAGGACGAGCGGACCTACCGCCTCACCATCGACGGCCTGGTACGCCACCACACCACCTACCGCCTCGCCGACCTGCGCGCACTCCCGCAGACCCGGCTCGTCCGCGACGTCCAGTGCGTCACCGGCTGGCGCGTGCCCGGCACCCCCTTCGAAGGTGTACGCCTGGCCACCCTCCTCGACGCCGCCGGCATCCGCCCCGAGGCCAAGGCCGTCCGCTTCACCTGCTTCGACGGCGCCTACAGCGAGTCCCTCACCCTCGAACAGGCCCGCCGCGACGACGTCCTGGTGGCGCTGCGCATGCAGGACAAGCCCCTCAAGCACGCACACGGCGGTCCGGTGCGCCTGTACGTGGCGCCCATGTACTTCTACAAATCGGCGAAGTGGCTCTCCGGGATCACTCTCACCGAACGCGTCGAGCCCGGATACTGGGAGGAACGCGGATATGACGTCGACGCCTGGGTCGGCCGGTCGAACGGACGCGACGATGCCCCGACGACCTGA
- a CDS encoding primary-amine oxidase yields the protein MARHPLDPLTADEITTARAVLTEAGKATTGTRFPLVLLDEPDRHTVSAHRPGTPVTRRLRVTLLDPATGSGHEALVDVTARTLLAYRPLDPDTDGQPPVLFEENERCDAIVKADQGWRKAMAERGITDTELAICAPLAAGNFGIEDERGRRMLRSLTFLRCDATDNPFAHPVGGLVADVDLTAGRVIRLLDTGAVPIPAECGRYEGEFTGPPRNDLKPLTVSQPDGPSFTLDGPLLTWQNWQLRVDFNAREGLVLHQLAHHDGGRPRPVLHRASLAEMAVPYAEPDPARNWVCYLDVGEYTLGRNANALRLGCDCLGEIRYLDAVVADDLGNPQTLPNAICIHEEDHGLLWKHSDMFNDLAAESRRSRRLVLSCIATLGNYDYGFYWYLYQDGTVEFEVKSTGLVQTSATVPGTRTPYATEIAPGLQAPFHQHLFCARLDPAVDGHANTVEELDVVPLPMGPDNPHGNAFTTQVTPIADSAEAGRFADPAAGRRWRITNPASYNRMGQPVAYTLTPQPGPTLLARPGSPVSRRAAYATRHLWVTRGRPERRFPVGDYPNQHPGGAGVPRWSRPGESLLKTDLTLWHTFGPTHLPRLEDWPVMPVDRCGFTLRPTGFFDRNPALDLPRESGGHGTESGEHCSGGRGSGSKG from the coding sequence ATGGCCCGGCACCCCCTCGACCCGCTGACCGCCGACGAGATCACCACCGCCCGCGCCGTCCTCACCGAAGCCGGCAAGGCGACGACCGGCACCCGCTTCCCGCTGGTCCTCCTCGACGAACCGGACCGGCACACCGTCAGCGCACACCGCCCCGGCACCCCCGTCACCCGACGCTTACGGGTCACCCTGCTCGACCCCGCCACCGGCAGCGGCCACGAAGCCCTCGTCGACGTCACCGCCCGCACCCTGCTCGCGTACCGGCCGCTGGACCCGGACACCGACGGGCAGCCACCGGTCCTCTTCGAGGAGAACGAACGCTGCGACGCCATCGTCAAAGCCGACCAGGGCTGGCGCAAGGCCATGGCCGAACGCGGCATCACCGACACCGAACTGGCCATCTGCGCCCCGCTCGCGGCCGGCAACTTCGGCATCGAGGACGAGCGCGGCCGGCGGATGCTGCGCTCACTGACCTTCCTGCGCTGCGACGCCACCGACAACCCCTTCGCCCACCCCGTGGGCGGCCTGGTCGCCGACGTCGACCTCACCGCCGGCCGCGTCATCCGCCTCCTCGACACCGGCGCGGTCCCGATACCCGCCGAATGCGGCCGCTACGAGGGCGAGTTCACCGGACCGCCCCGTAACGACCTCAAACCGCTGACGGTCAGCCAGCCCGACGGCCCCTCCTTCACCCTCGACGGCCCCCTCCTGACCTGGCAGAACTGGCAGCTACGGGTGGACTTCAACGCCCGCGAAGGGCTGGTCCTGCACCAGCTGGCACACCACGACGGCGGCCGCCCGCGCCCCGTCCTGCACCGCGCCTCCCTCGCCGAAATGGCCGTCCCGTACGCCGAACCCGACCCCGCCCGCAACTGGGTCTGCTACCTCGACGTCGGCGAATACACCCTCGGCCGCAACGCCAACGCCCTCCGCCTCGGCTGCGACTGCCTCGGCGAGATCCGCTACCTCGACGCCGTCGTCGCCGACGACCTCGGCAACCCGCAGACCCTCCCCAACGCCATCTGCATCCACGAGGAGGACCACGGCCTCCTCTGGAAACACTCCGACATGTTCAACGACCTCGCCGCCGAGAGCCGCCGCTCCCGCCGCCTGGTCCTCTCCTGCATCGCGACCCTCGGCAACTACGACTACGGCTTCTACTGGTACCTCTACCAGGACGGCACCGTCGAGTTCGAGGTCAAGTCCACCGGCCTGGTGCAGACGTCCGCCACCGTCCCCGGCACCCGCACCCCGTACGCCACCGAGATCGCGCCGGGCCTCCAGGCCCCCTTCCACCAGCACCTCTTCTGCGCCCGGCTGGACCCGGCGGTGGACGGCCACGCCAACACCGTCGAGGAGCTCGACGTCGTCCCGCTGCCGATGGGCCCGGACAACCCCCACGGCAACGCCTTCACCACCCAGGTCACCCCGATAGCCGACTCCGCCGAAGCGGGCCGCTTCGCCGACCCGGCCGCCGGCCGCCGCTGGCGGATCACCAACCCCGCCTCGTACAACCGCATGGGCCAGCCCGTCGCCTACACCCTGACCCCGCAGCCCGGCCCCACCCTCCTCGCCCGGCCCGGCTCACCGGTCTCCCGCCGCGCCGCCTACGCCACCCGCCACCTCTGGGTCACCCGCGGCCGCCCCGAACGCCGCTTCCCCGTCGGCGACTACCCCAACCAGCACCCCGGCGGGGCGGGCGTCCCCCGCTGGTCACGCCCCGGCGAATCGCTCCTCAAGACCGACCTCACCCTCTGGCACACCTTCGGCCCCACCCACCTGCCGCGCCTGGAGGACTGGCCGGTCATGCCCGTCGACCGCTGCGGCTTCACCCTCCGCCCGACCGGCTTCTTCGACCGCAATCCGGCGCTTGACCTGCCGCGGGAGAGTGGTGGGCACGGCACGGAAAGCGGGGAGCATTGCAGCGGTGGACGTGGCAGCGGCAGCAAGGGGTAG